The sequence CACCGCAACCATAGAGAATCCACGTTCACGGCTCGCTAACTCAGGCAACGGAGTAACTCCCAACGAATCTCGTGATGGAGGGTCAGGTATCCcagttaattctgatttacaaagtttattactaactttgcagaaacaacTCAAGGAGCAGAACGATCACATAGAGCGGATACCTGGTGTGCCACCTATAATCAAAGGAGTAGATACGAAAAAATATtctcaacaaccttggaagccatgTGTTGCACCTTTGCctattccaaaaaagttcaagATGCCCGATATCCCAAAGTATGATGGGACAACTGATCCACGAGATCATGTAACTGCATTTACAACTGGCATGAagggcaacgacttgaccaagcaAGAGATTGAATTAGTATTGGTCAAAAAATTCGGTAAAACACTCACGAAGGGAgcactaacatggtattctcttttacctgaaaattccaTTGATTATTTTGTTGAGCTTGtagattcatttataaaagcacactcgggagctcaaaaagtttaaaaatgtATGGAagacattttcaaaataaaacaaggaaATACGGAGCTACTCAGGGAATTCATAGACAGGTTCCAGTGTGAAAGGATAATGTTACCACGTGTACCTGACAATTGGGTGGCTATGACATTTTCCAGTAATTTAAATGAAAAAAGCTCGAAAGCCACGAGGAGACTCAAAGAGAGCTTACGAGAATTTTCcgcaacaacttggaatgatgtttGCAACATGTATAGCATGAAGCTTCGGATAGAAGAAGACACCATCACTCAATCCCAAAGAGATGAAAGGGTAAGTTCAAGGTGACCAGAAACTGGAAAAATgtccggtaaaaataggtacgaatCTTATATGGGACCAACAGGAAGGGATTCACGTTCAAAATAAGAAAACCCAAAGTATGATTCCAGGTCAAAGGACAGAGATTCGGGTTCGTCATCTCGGTTTGGAAAGAAATGAAATATGCGAGATATGCGAGACAACGACGGAAGTTCAAAGGCGAAAATTAGAGGTTACAGTTTTAATGTTAGCACGTCCGAGCcggtagctgttttaagaagcatgggagataaaaTGTGGTGGTCAAAAGAAATAAGATCGAACCCAACAGGAGAAACCCCGATTTTTTGTGCGagtttcacaacgatcacggTCATAAAATAGTAGATTTCAGACTACTACAAGGTGAAGTAGAGCCCCTATTAAAATAAGGTTACTTAACCTAATTGTTTAGTGAGAAGGGTAAGCAAGCATATATGAAGAATAGGCAGGAACCACCGAAACCTCCATCGCCAAAGAGAATCAATGGTGTAACATATACGACAGCAAAGAAGGTGTCAAAAATCACAGTCACCCACGGGAAGCGAGTTCGTCAAGTTTTGAAAGAAGATAGTATAACATTTGATGATGCAAACGCAGATGGCGTGTTGATcccacacaatgatgcactggtaatatctttacttgtacatgatactaacgtaaaacgagttttgattgatccaggtagttctgtAAATATCATTCTGTTAAGAGTGGCAAACGAGATACAAGCCGATGATAAATTGGTACCCAAAGCACGGACCTTGTCTGGTTTTGAAAACTCGAGTGTTGTAATAAAAGGGGAGATATTACTCACCACATTCGCAGAAGGAGTagtcaaaaataccaaatttcaagtgatagatatGGACATGGCGTACAATATGATTCTCGGTGGACCGTGGATTCAcgaaatggatgttgttacaTCTACCCTACATCAGGTTATCAGGTTCCTTTCACAATGGGGAATAAGAAAAATCCGTGGTGATCAACAGGCTTCCCGAAGTATTAACTCAGTGGCAGATTCAAGCGCAAAAAGCGACGTTGTATATTAAAAATAGCAGTTACAGAATTCAGTTGAGGATTTagcaacacaaacctcaactgtaGATGGACAAATAGATGTAGACTCAAGGCCTGATActattcaagaaccagaagaaaatgaaaacatcaaaataacaatcGAGGAATTGGAAGTTGTGGTATTATTTGTACATTGGCCGGATAGAAAAGTGTACATTGGAACCAACCTTAGCCCGGAGATGAAAAGTaagttaattaaatttttaaaagctaatgCGGATTGCTTTGTTTAGTCGCATTCAtatatgacaggtataccaccgGATGTAATGACCCATAAGCTGAATGAAGATCCAACATATCCACCTGTCAAATAGAAGAAAAGGACGCAAGGGTCCTTCAAGAATCAGGTAATTCAGGATGAGGTACAAAAGCTCTTAAAAATCGGGTCCATCCacgaggtaaaatatcctaattggCTAGCTAACACTGTAGTGGTACCCaaaaagaatggtaagtggcAAGTTTGTGTAGACtatactgatttaaataaagcttgccctaaagattcttttccattatcacacatagatcaactaattgatgctactgcaagACACGAACTactaagttttttagatgcatgtTCAGGATATAATCAGATAAAAATGGATCCTTCAGATAgaggaaaaaacttcctttattatagaaagggggacttactgttacaaAGTTATGTcttttggtctaaagaatgcaggaGCCACATACCAAAGATTAGTGACTAAGATGTTTCACGAACATCTGGAAAAAACCATGGAGGTTTATATCgatgatatgctagtcaaatTACAATAGGTAGGGGATCATATTCAACATCTGTCAGATACGTTTTAGATTCTCTACAAAttcaatatgaaattaaatcccgagaaatgtgcatttggcgtgtCTCCAGGTAAGTTCTTAGGTTTCCTTGTTTGTAACTgtggaattgaagtaaatcccCCGCAGATTAAAGCTATTGAAGAAATATCGGATATACTCATAAGAAAAAAAAGTGTAGAGGTTAACAGGTAGGATAACAGTGTTAGGAAGATTTATTTCTAAATCTTAGAAGAAAAGCTTTAAGTTCTTTTCAGTTTTGAAAAAGCAAAGTCAATTTGAATAGACTAAAGAATGTCAACAAGTGCTCAAAAATTTAAAAGCATACTTTTCAAATCCACCTTTGTTGGCTATACCAAAGGATGGGGAAAAGCTACTCATCTATCTCACTGTTTCAGAAGTGGCGGTAAGTGGCGTATTAGTTCGAGAGGACAgaggtaaacaatctccaatttattatattaGCAAGACTTTATTGTATGTTGAAACTCGATATCCTTATCTAGAAAAACTAACTTTAGCATTAATTATGGCATCCAGAAAATTAatgccttattttcaatgtcatcccatctCCGTAGTAACTGTTTACCCTTTACGTAATATATTGCATAAGCAAGAGTTATTAGGTAGGTTAgctaaatgggctatagaactaagtgaatatgacatcacatatcaacctagaacTACAATAAAATCACAAGTTTTAGCAGATTTCATGGCATACTTTAGCCCAGGCATGGCAACAGAAGCGAAAAAAGAACTGCGGGTCTTTAACGGGTCTAATCCAGGTACTTGGACCTTGTTTACCGATGGCTCTTCAAATGTAAAAGGAGCGGGTTTAGGCATTGTCCTAATCCCACCCGCAGAAGAGACTATACGACAAGCCATAAAATTCCATCCTATTACTAATAATGAAGCGGAATATGAagttgtgattgcaggtttagaattggcatgAGAGCTCGGAATAGAGCAGGTCATAATCAAAAGCGACTCGCAACTCATAGTTAATCAAGTGTAGGGGACTTATATAGCTAGAGAGGCGAGGATGCAACAATATTTGGAAAAGGCACGAGATTTGATTAGACAATTTCGAACTTGGAAAATCGTGCATATACCAAGAGACGAGAATGTCGAAGCAGACGCGTTAGCTAATCTCTCATCCGCTGCAGAAGTGACAAATGAATAGAATGCTTCtgtaatacatttgtttcattcgaCACTCGACCAagataaaaacgaggtaaatttcaataatttaacttgggattggagaaacgagattGTAAATTTTTTGCAGTACGGAATACTACCTAAAGATAAGAATAAAGCTCAGGAACTTCGTTGAAAGGCTGCCCGCTACTGTTTGGATCGAGGCAATTTATATCGAAAAATATTATGTGGCCCTCTAGCAAGGTGTGTCGGACCTTCTCAAACGGAGTACatgatgagagaagtacatgaagggCATTGTGGAAATCATGCTGGAGGAAGGTCCTTGGTAAAAACTTTAATAAAAGCAGGGTATTactggccaaaaatggaagaagaggcagaaaatTTTGTGGCCAAATGTGACAAGTGCCAAAGATATGGTAACAACATGCATCGACTGGCAAAGTTATTACATTCGGTTGTTGCACCGTGGCCTTTTACAAAGTGGgtgatggatatcgtgggtccattgCCACAAGCCAAAGGCAAGGTACGATTTCTATTAGTGCTCACTGGTCATTTTACTAAGTGGGTGGAAGTAGGTGCCTCCAAACATGTACGAGAAAAAGAAATCAGAGATTTCATTTGGCgaaacatcatatgtcggtttggaGTTCTAAAAGAAATTGTGTGCGACAATAGCCCGCAGTTCATAGGTGCGCAAATCACAAAAaattttcaaagttggcaaacaAAAAGGATTacttcaacaccttatcatcctgtggccaatggacaagctgaatcgaCAAATAAAGTTATTATTAATAACTTAAAGAAAAGACTAGAGGAAACAAAAGGTAAATGGCCAAAAGTGTTCCTGGAGTTCTGTGGGCTTacagaacaacaacaaaaacaagtacgGAAGAGACACCATTTTTACTTGTGTACGATACtaaagccttaattccagttgaaataggagaGCTAAGTACGAGGTACACCCAAGCAACCGAAGATTCAAATGAGGAGGAGATGTGGGTAAATCTCGACCTACATGAATAAAGGAGAGAAACATCTTTGATAAGGATGGCTACACAAAAACAAATTATTGAGCGATATTACAATCGGAAAGCTCATCttagatacttcaagattggggactacaTACTCAAGAAAGTTTTTCAATCCACAAGAGCAATCAATgcaggaaagttgagtccaaattgggaaggaccttacAAGGTTCGAGGTATCACTGGAAAAGGCCATATGAATTGGAAACCATGGATGGCAAGGTTCTACCCTCAagttggaatgttgttcatttgaagaagtactatttctaaggaaaggaaatacctacggtcaggtatccCTTAATTACGATTTTTATTTTGAACAATTAAAATTATACTACCAATTTTAGacgataggcaaaaagctagcccacaccaaatgatgatattagacctgaAAGACACGCGGAAGTAAAATAATTCTCGGTATAGGATTACAACCTTTCTGATGTGAATATAAAGGgtaagcagtcatcatctaaattaTACCTCCAAGTCCCATatgttttttccttttcaggaaaaggaccgcacggaaggaataatcaagtgcttgagatttcatacttcaaagctcaaacacttgggggactatatatatAAGGAAGACAAAGAAGACTGGAACAATCAGAATTCAAGTCAAGCCTAAAAGTCTACCCAACAAATCAAAAGTTCAGAGCAACGTCACGAGCCTAATTCACAAGCCTGATTCAAAAAACATATGAAGAATACACTCGTGGATGCAAATTCTAAAAGTTTACGAATGTATAGGTTAAAGGCATTATTTAGTCATGGGTTGTCAACATATACCCTCGAAATTTTTACAAAATCTGTTTTAAAGAAAACAGTTAGGAGCAATTGTTAACAATttttctacccaaccacggaaaccAGAAATCTCCTCAACAGTTCCCATGGTTGCTAAAAGGGAAGAGTAAATCAGTTACGAGAAGTACAGGTTCtacacaaaaaagagaaaaaaaataaagattgaaatactcacgtgcaaagttccacttctcagggaagggaatgtTCTCTTCACCTACTAACCCACTTGTGGGAGAAGCAATGAATcgggcataccagccacgatcTTTATCATCCTCAGGACTGGGAAAATCCCATGACGAAATAATTTGGGAGAGTAGAGATGGATTAGATGATAAAAGGTGAAGGGTTCCTGAGCCAGGTTTGCCAAATACCTAAGGCATGCCACATCCTTCCATGCAATAGGGCCAATCTATCCTAAACACACATCAAAGAAACGGGAAAATTCAACAATGACTGGGTCAATAGGAGGCCTAAAACCTAATGTGAAGGGATATGTATACACAAAAGAAAAGCCAACTTTCAAATAAGTGATCCTTTGCTTTTCATTGGGAACCAGAATTGGAAAATCAAATTTCCAATGACAGTCTCTACGTACAACGGAAATCAAACCCTCAGTAATTTGGGAGGGATAAACATCATCCCGATCATGATAAGTCTTAGAAGTAACTTGATTTCTAATCGATTCTCTATCAGAATAGAAGGACTTTATGGAAGTTTGActcagtatgggtcattgttgacaggttgaccaagtcggcccaCTTTATTCCAGTGGCAACTACTTATACAACAGAGAGGtatgctcagatttacattcgggagatagtccggATGCACGGtgttcctgtttccatcatatcagatagaggccctcagttcacttcccatttctaGAGGGCtgttcagagtgagttggggacccgtgtataGCTCAgcacagcattccatcctcagaccgacgggcagtcggagtgGACAAtatagattttggaggacatgctcagagcatgtgtgattgactttggagggcagtgggatcagttctttcctttGACGGAGTTTGCatacaataacaactatcagtTCAGCATAGAGATGGCTCCATTCAAGGCGTTATATGGTCGAtggtgtcgttctcctatcgggtggtttgagcttggtgaggctaagttatacagtacaaatttggtacaggatgccttagataaggtaaagttgattcaggagaggcttcacacagctcagtccagacaaaagagttacgcggatcagaaggcgtgtgatgtatcattcatgatTAGTGAGAAGGTTCTCTTAAAGGTATCGCcaatgaaaggcattatgaggtttgggaagaagggcaagttgagcccaaggtttattggcccctttaaggtgttgagacgagttggggaggttgtctatgagcttgccttaccccccaacttatcgggagttcatccgatttttcatgtatcgatgcttcagaagtatcatgccgacttgtcccatgtgttagacttcagtattattcagctggatgagagtttgggttatgaggaggagccaattgccattataGATAGGCAGGATCACCAGTtaaggtccaagaggatttctgcggtgagggtccagtggaggggccaaccggtcgagaaggcgacctgggagtccgaggaggacatgtagAGTAGATATCCCTATTTATTcagcagctcaggtacttttctatatccgttctaggacgaacgtttgtttaagaggcggagaatgtaacgacccggctggtcattttgcCTTTTTGAACCCCGTTCCattaaataagacttcccgtgcttgctttagctaatttacgacttgcggggacggttggttcgggatttggaagagtttggagtgaaatatgcccATTTGGTTCCTTAGGATTTTCCTAAAAAGgctaagttgacttgggtcaacattttgagcaaacggacccgaattCATAATTTGACAGTCTCGaagggtccgtaagaaaatataggacctgggcgtatgcccgaaatcgaattccgaggtccctagcctgagttatgaatttttactagaaattgttaatatgaagttttaaggatttaaaaaaactaattaatgattgatttcatgggtatcAGGCTTGTATGTTGGTTTCGAAGCCCAGTACAGGACTGatgtatcatttaagacttgcccgcaaaatttgatgtcaatccgagtagtttaaggacGTTTTATCCCGTTGGAGGAAAATtgagaacttgaagttcataagtatggttcatttggttttagggagtgattcttagatttaacGTTGTTTCGGGTGTTCTGAAGGTTTTAGTAGGTCCGTttcgtgatttcagacttgtcgatATATTCAGGCAGGGCCCGGGAGctccgagcgtcaatcggacgaggctcgagtgaagtagaaatttttgagaagtgctgaagctgctgcttctgtcataaccacacttGCGGTTGGTGGACCGCATGTGCGAGAACGCAGATGCGGTCCATCTATCGTAGATGCGGCCCAGGGAAGGCCAGgccaaaccgcagaagcggctccgcaaAAGTGGTCCCAGCCCTTTTCGcccatttcgcagatgcggtccttttCTCGTAGATACGGTcccctgaccgcagatgcggaaatcgctaaGGTAGTGAGTTTATTTATTACGGGTTTTAAATCCATTTTTGCCATATTTCACTCctcctttgggcgattttagagctttgaGAGAAGACCTttacctagcatcttgaggtaagtgtgttctacctatttctagtttaatatttatgtcttaggtagattaaacactagtatTAAGGtgaaatcatggggttagagcaaaaccctagggttttaataaaagttagatttaaccacgaaatttgttatgaaataaattagaaatcgtatattattgatccttaggttatagagaacaacttccttcgaaaaatttcggaatccgggcatgtgggcccggggtcgaattttaggaaacttgtgttaagagttgggaaattgcttaaatagctagaatacgATCTTGTGAGTCTacattgactagttcctacctcatttaactagtttgggatcgttcggctccgaattgagggcttggactcgttcttggtattggaagtgcactttggagcgaggtgagtctcctttctaaccttgtaagagggaattgtccccataggtgtaataattgagtaATTTGCTGCTAAATGCGGGtactacgtacgcactaggtgacgagagtccgtgtgtagctactattatgttaattgtccgggtagtctaggacccacaTCATGTTATATAGTGAATATCTCTATGTTTTTGtgctaatgtgatcacttaggGTATACTAGAAACTTGGAAAGGAAAAGTGGTGAGCATATATACTTGTTGAACCCTTGCATAattttatttgaatataaatgcgccttcgttgttttcttgatattaattgatatttgtggatcgggccgattgCCTCGGTATGAacagatgcatctatggttcgcgccattcgaccctctcgcagtgcacagtttattttcTATTGGAACGGGccgtcgacctcggcataatgtgcgcatgatatatatgtgaaatcttatccatgacttGACCGGCTAAATattgaaatgtaaatggctaatTATAAAATTGTTATGAACATGACATATTGCCTCTTGCTATAAACTGTTGATTATTTGTGACTTCCATGCTTAGTGTAACTCTACATTGTATTATtgaccttagtaagtatcaagtcgacctttcgtctctacttcttcgagattagacgggatacttacggggtatatattgtttatgtactcatactacacttctgtacttaaatgtacaggatctgaggcaggtatatCTGGCTATCAGACTGGTGCGTGCCCCTAACTCATAGACCGAGACtttcacggtgagctgctcctTTCCTGCGTCGTTCAACAGCTTGATGGGGTCTTCCTTTACTTTTGCTGTCTATTCTATCCCGGACAGTAGGATAGTATTATTctttttgtacattctactagttgcccactacttgtgacaccaggccttggcacacacattagtagacagtTAGTTTGGGTTGCATAATTATTACCAAATATTGCTTATCATCACCTattttaattgcaaattaagaaatGGTGTAACCGAATtgggtaagtaaaataagaatttactaatacttctgcgttggcttgcctgacaacggtgttgggagccatcacgacccttagtggattttgggtcgtgacaataactaAGCCCTAGTCCCAAATAATTTGGACTACGCTATATAAATCTTCACTAATCATGTTACTCATATAAACTTAACGCATATTAATATTAtacaacataaaataaaaatttaaaaagtacaaATAATACTTTATATTTTCTTCTAACATGCAAAGCTCATGatctatttatatataattattgTCAGAAGTAGACGAAATCCCCAGAAATGTAAGAGTTGTTTCCACTGCATTAGTGCCCTTATCTTTGCAATTGGCTCCTACTTTATAAGTGTGAATCGAATTGTACCTTAGTGATTTTTGTGTATATGAATGTTCACTCTAAGACTGGTCAGAAAATAACACAAGTTTATTTTCATCACTCTACAGTCATGATTACGGGTTTCACAACACCTTCACACATTAAACCAAGTAGTCGCGGGTGTTGTATTAGGAttcagttattttttattttatggctCTAGTTATGGAATGGCGTATTCATGAAGAAATTTATAACCCACTCTTGGGTTCAGATTGTGTATGTACAAACGATCAGACTAAGATAGAACACATAATATATATAGTTGTATCGTAGTTGACAATAGATAAACTATACACAAAGAACTTTTCTACCTGTCATTATTTTGCATATCACATCATGTCTGTTGCTCTCATACGAATTAAATTTGGAAGATGGTATAGAGGAGAAGTTGGTTTGCCATGGATGAAACTGAAATGATTAGCAAGAGGGGGATAATATTGAACGGTTTACGAGATAAGTTGGTTTTTATGATGTGCCATGTAAAATCAGTTatcttttttaaattaaaaaaattctgaaattttgaATTCTGAAAAAAGGGTCCTTtacattttttaaataaatttgaaACTTCAAAAAAGTTGGAGAATTGTCCAAAAAATTTGCATGTGCCAATTTTTTGTTATGCCACTTGTCATCATAACATTTCTTTGCCTCTCctattatatataaatagatTTTTGGAGTTTTACATTGTATAGTCGTCCACCCAAATAAATAGCCAATAAATGTGTAATtagtgtataatttatgtatattgaCTAACGGATGTAAATAATTTTAATCGAGTGGCCAATGGGTAACAAAATACTGTCCGAACCTTACCAAGATTACAACATTATTTCCAAAAAATGCATGGCAAAATTCAAAATTGGCCGGTCGGGCCAAACTAATCGCATTCCCTGGCAAAAAGTTACATAAAATATACtccatatattatatgtatataatacacctttatacaaaaaatatacatttatcagctattatcattattattggGAGTGgctaaaaattataaatttctcAAAATTGTAAGTGGCAACATGGGCCTTTCTTGCTCAGCTTCCGGGTCACGGCCCAAATTCTTTTTCAGCCCATTAAAAAGCACTAGATCGGGGTTTAGTTACCCATCAAGAACAGCAACGCAAAgggttttttttcattttcctttgcGTTCTTGCTCGCTCTCTCAGTCAAAATGCATCGAcgttcatcaatctctctctgtAAATCGCTTTTCAGACACCCTTTTGAGAAATCAACGATACCCAAATCTTCTTTCTCCTTAACAACTCTTACATCTGACCCAATTACATCCTTAAACCCCACAAAGACCAGACATTTTCTTGGTCCAACGAGGTCAAATTTATCGACCCAGTTCATAATTTCGCAGAATGTAAGGAAATACAGTGTTGGCACTGATAAAGAAGTTGATAAAATTAACCTCAAGTTTGCAGAGGCAAGAGAGGAGATAGAATCAGCTATGGAATCCAAAGAGACTGTGTATTTTAACGAAGAAGCTGAATGTGCACGTGCTGCTGTTAAGGAAGTTCTTGACTTGTATTATGGGTTGTTGGAAAAGCTATCAGAGAGTGAAAAAGGAGTGATTCAGAGGTCTATGGGGCTTAAGATTGAGCAATTGAAGGCTGAGCTTGAGCAATTGAATGAGTGAATGGtatgttttattttttcaaaattttaatttatttgatcaTGTATACTAATAACTTACATGCCATGCAAATGCTTATGATTGGAATCAAGTTTAACTGTATAATTGTGTCTGACTTGTTAGCTTGAATTAAAAGATTTTGTAGTCTGATTGTTATGTTGTAAGATGTGCTTTTCTGAGGCATTTTTTCCGGTAGATTAATTTGCATTAATATTCCTATTCACTATGAATTTGATATAGAGTAATTTTACGAAGCTGTTATGAGTTAGGATACAAGCTCTAG is a genomic window of Nicotiana tabacum cultivar K326 chromosome 16, ASM71507v2, whole genome shotgun sequence containing:
- the LOC107777730 gene encoding embryogenesis-like protein, with translation MHRRSSISLCKSLFRHPFEKSTIPKSSFSLTTLTSDPITSLNPTKTRHFLGPTRSNLSTQFIISQNVRKYSVGTDKEVDKINLKFAEAREEIESAMESKETVYFNEEAECARAAVKEVLDLYYGLLEKLSESEKGVIQRSMGLKIEQLKAELEQLNE